In Catenulispora sp. MAP5-51, a genomic segment contains:
- a CDS encoding inositol monophosphatase, with amino-acid sequence MISFAELAEVESIIRSVNEKAVLPRFRSLNDSDVAMKGPMDPVTVADREAEDLLRERLTAFLPGSVVVGEEAVSEDASVLDALTGSAPVWIVDPIDGTRNFIAGSGRFSTLVSLAVDGVLQASWTYAPIIGRIGTALAGHGARVDGVPARVAPAADPAAPALPITTSHPVWWPAGYGRGVDAMRAADLDVRYFDACGIEYLDVAVGSRSGMVLTWEYCWDHAAGLLLVAEAGGHVAALDGSPVRLEGGNALPFIVSAESGTTDRIRQIITESAQTAG; translated from the coding sequence GTGATTTCCTTCGCGGAGCTGGCCGAAGTCGAAAGCATCATCCGTTCCGTCAACGAGAAAGCGGTCCTGCCGCGCTTCCGGAGCCTCAACGACTCCGACGTCGCCATGAAGGGCCCGATGGACCCGGTCACGGTCGCCGACCGCGAGGCCGAGGACCTGCTGCGCGAGCGCCTGACCGCGTTCCTCCCCGGCTCGGTCGTCGTCGGCGAGGAGGCGGTGTCCGAGGACGCCTCGGTCCTGGACGCCCTCACCGGCAGCGCGCCGGTGTGGATCGTCGACCCCATCGACGGCACCCGCAACTTCATCGCCGGCTCCGGCCGCTTCTCGACGCTGGTCTCCCTGGCCGTCGACGGCGTCCTGCAGGCCTCCTGGACCTACGCGCCGATCATCGGCCGCATCGGCACCGCGCTGGCCGGCCACGGCGCCCGCGTGGACGGCGTCCCGGCCCGCGTGGCCCCGGCCGCCGACCCCGCCGCCCCGGCCCTGCCGATCACCACCAGCCACCCGGTCTGGTGGCCCGCCGGCTACGGCCGCGGCGTGGACGCGATGCGCGCGGCGGACCTGGACGTGCGGTACTTCGACGCGTGCGGCATCGAATACCTCGACGTGGCAGTCGGATCGCGGTCGGGAATGGTGCTCACCTGGGAGTACTGCTGGGACCACGCCGCCGGCCTGCTCCTGGTCGCCGAGGCCGGCGGGCACGTCGCCGCCCTGGACGGCTCGCCGGTCCGGCTGGAGGGCGGCAACGCGCTGCCGTTCATCGTCTCCGCGGAGTCCGGGACGACGGACCGGATCCGGCAGATCATCACGGAGTCGGCGCAGACTGCCGGCTGA
- a CDS encoding ArsR/SmtB family transcription factor: protein MTVAAAFQALGEPRRLAILDLLREGEKSVGELSDRLGASQSAVSKHLRALREAGLVEVRPDAQHRYYRIRAEPLAEVDDWLAQYRWLWTRSLDRLEAHLEDRRKT from the coding sequence ATGACAGTCGCCGCAGCCTTCCAAGCCCTCGGCGAACCCCGCCGGTTGGCGATCCTGGACCTCCTGCGCGAAGGCGAGAAATCCGTCGGCGAACTGTCCGACCGCCTGGGCGCGAGCCAATCCGCGGTGTCCAAGCACCTGCGCGCGCTGCGGGAAGCAGGCCTGGTCGAGGTACGCCCCGACGCACAACACCGCTACTACCGCATACGAGCCGAGCCGCTGGCCGAGGTCGACGACTGGCTGGCGCAGTACCGGTGGCTGTGGACGCGGAGCCTGGACCGTCTGGAAGCACATCTGGAAGACCGGAGGAAGACATGA
- a CDS encoding SRPBCC domain-containing protein, whose protein sequence is MSEASLTTGGTQGAAIRLERPLPDPPAEVWQALTEREQLKAWFPCDVIVDGGRWEPGAGLSFVFGPEADGLTMKGEVLEAREPESLAFTWGEETLRFTLSPQGTGTLLVLVDELRPGIAARNAAGWEACLELLAGGTRDRDTDRDANTDRNTDRDKDAWKTRFERYTALFSPTLGEQEGPPAGME, encoded by the coding sequence ATGAGCGAGGCATCTTTGACGACCGGCGGGACGCAGGGTGCCGCCATCCGGCTGGAGCGCCCGCTGCCCGACCCGCCGGCCGAGGTGTGGCAGGCGCTGACCGAGCGCGAACAGCTCAAGGCGTGGTTCCCGTGCGACGTGATCGTCGACGGCGGCCGCTGGGAGCCCGGTGCGGGCCTGAGCTTCGTCTTCGGGCCCGAAGCGGACGGCCTGACCATGAAGGGCGAGGTGCTGGAGGCACGCGAACCGGAGTCGCTGGCCTTCACCTGGGGCGAGGAGACGCTGCGCTTCACCCTGAGCCCGCAGGGCACCGGCACCCTGCTGGTCCTGGTCGACGAACTGCGCCCGGGCATCGCCGCGCGCAACGCCGCGGGCTGGGAGGCGTGCCTGGAGCTGCTGGCCGGCGGCACCCGGGACAGGGACACAGACAGGGACGCAAACACTGACAGGAACACGGACAGGGACAAGGATGCCTGGAAGACGCGCTTCGAGCGCTACACCGCCTTGTTCTCGCCGACCCTCGGCGAGCAGGAGGGTCCGCCCGCTGGCATGGAGTGA
- a CDS encoding phospholipase D-like domain-containing protein, protein MFSTAIRRFGLGVVATATAASGALLAPAAHAAGTYSLLILPDQGENAIYSFINTATKTIDVTMYELRDTTVTTALVNKQKAGVKVRVILDGKQTSVNSAAYSALQAGGVSVVYSSSVFTYTHQKTITVDGATSWISTGNLDSTYYATSRDYSVFDTDQNDVAAVEQVFNADFTDTSITPADGDNLVWSPTDSQTHLLALINGATKTLDIQEEEFGDTALINAVIAAQKRGVTVRCVLENTGGKYNSEISQVEAAGVKVTQYTSQTGFYVHAKAIVADYGTSSAKVFQGSENFSDNSLNSNRELGLIISDSGVLTGIENTFTADFNQTPSNGGGGSTSTVTVSNPGNQTGTVGTAASLQVSAADSASGQTLSYTAAGLPAGLSINGSTGAVSGTPTTAGTSSVTITATDGTGASGSTTFSWTVNAAGGGSGCAGGQLLGDPGFENGAGDTAWTASSSDIINDDTTDEPAHSGSWDAWLGGTASTTDTLSQTVAIPAGCTTYSFSYYLHTDTTETSTTKAYDKLTLQVLDGSGNALSTLKTVTNLNANSGYAKQTYSLASYAGKTVTLEFTGTNDFEDPTSWVIDDAALTVS, encoded by the coding sequence ATGTTCAGCACTGCCATCCGCCGCTTCGGCCTCGGCGTGGTCGCCACCGCGACCGCCGCGTCCGGCGCGCTGCTGGCGCCGGCCGCCCACGCCGCCGGCACCTACAGCCTGTTGATCCTGCCCGACCAGGGCGAGAACGCGATCTACAGCTTCATCAACACCGCGACCAAGACCATCGACGTCACGATGTACGAGTTGCGCGACACGACCGTCACCACGGCCCTGGTGAACAAGCAGAAGGCGGGCGTCAAGGTCCGGGTGATCCTGGACGGCAAGCAGACCTCGGTCAACAGCGCCGCGTACAGCGCGCTGCAGGCCGGCGGCGTGAGCGTCGTCTACAGCTCCTCGGTGTTCACCTACACGCACCAGAAGACCATCACGGTCGACGGCGCGACGTCCTGGATCAGCACCGGGAACCTGGACAGCACCTACTACGCGACCTCGCGGGACTACTCGGTCTTCGACACCGACCAGAACGACGTCGCCGCCGTGGAGCAGGTGTTCAACGCCGACTTCACCGACACCTCGATCACCCCCGCCGACGGCGACAACCTGGTCTGGTCCCCGACCGACTCGCAGACCCACCTGCTGGCCCTGATCAACGGCGCCACCAAGACCCTGGACATCCAGGAGGAGGAGTTCGGCGACACGGCGCTGATCAACGCGGTCATCGCGGCCCAGAAGCGCGGGGTCACGGTCCGCTGCGTGCTGGAGAACACCGGCGGCAAGTACAACAGCGAGATCAGCCAGGTCGAGGCGGCCGGCGTCAAGGTGACGCAGTACACCTCGCAGACCGGCTTCTACGTGCACGCCAAGGCGATCGTCGCCGACTACGGCACGTCGAGCGCGAAGGTGTTCCAGGGTTCTGAGAACTTCTCGGACAACTCGCTGAACTCCAACCGCGAGCTGGGCCTGATCATCTCCGACTCCGGTGTGCTGACCGGGATCGAGAACACCTTCACCGCCGACTTCAATCAGACGCCCAGCAACGGTGGCGGCGGCAGCACCTCCACGGTGACGGTCAGCAACCCGGGCAACCAGACCGGGACCGTCGGCACCGCCGCCTCGCTCCAGGTCTCGGCCGCCGACTCGGCATCCGGCCAGACCCTGTCCTACACGGCCGCCGGTCTGCCGGCCGGCTTGTCCATCAACGGCTCCACCGGCGCCGTCTCGGGCACCCCGACCACCGCGGGCACCAGCTCGGTGACGATCACCGCCACCGACGGGACCGGCGCGTCCGGCAGCACCACCTTCAGCTGGACGGTCAACGCCGCCGGGGGCGGCAGCGGCTGCGCCGGCGGCCAGCTGCTGGGCGACCCCGGCTTCGAGAACGGCGCGGGCGACACCGCCTGGACCGCCTCCTCCAGCGACATCATCAACGACGACACGACCGACGAGCCGGCCCACTCCGGTTCGTGGGACGCCTGGCTCGGCGGCACTGCCAGCACCACCGACACGCTGTCCCAGACCGTCGCGATCCCGGCCGGCTGCACGACCTACTCGTTCAGCTACTACCTGCACACCGACACGACCGAGACCAGCACCACCAAGGCCTACGACAAGCTGACGCTGCAGGTGCTGGACGGCTCCGGCAACGCCCTGAGCACGCTGAAGACCGTCACGAACCTGAACGCCAACAGCGGCTACGCCAAGCAGACCTACTCGCTGGCCTCGTACGCCGGCAAGACGGTCACGCTGGAGTTCACCGGTACCAACGACTTCGAGGACCCGACCTCGTGGGTCATCGACGACGCCGCGCTGACCGTGAGCTGA
- a CDS encoding NAD(P)H-binding protein, which yields MRGREGAVHHSSPQLTIANLGELMILITGATGNVGRVVVERLADEGQPVRALSRRPEQAQWPAGVEAVAGDLGDVASVRPALDGVESVFLFPAPEVGAELVAAFEAAGVRHVVLLSSGAVEDGAEAQDGPIATRHHELEQLLRASGMSWTFLRPDTFAVNILPWSYQTKHGDEVRGAYAEAAAPVIHEADIADAVVAALTSEGHAGKAYHLTGPELLTHADQARVIGEVLGRPIRYVEIDVEQVRQQMGAYVPAPILADILKFWARSLEQPHAVSGDVETLTGHKARDFRSWVEAHAEAF from the coding sequence ATGCGGGGCCGGGAGGGCGCCGTTCACCACAGCTCACCACAGCTCACCATCGCGAACCTGGGAGAACTCATGATCCTGATTACTGGTGCCACCGGGAACGTCGGCCGCGTCGTCGTGGAGCGCCTGGCCGACGAGGGGCAGCCGGTGCGGGCGCTGAGCCGCCGGCCCGAGCAGGCGCAGTGGCCGGCCGGGGTCGAGGCGGTGGCGGGGGACCTGGGCGACGTGGCGTCCGTGCGGCCGGCGCTGGACGGTGTCGAGTCGGTGTTCCTGTTCCCGGCGCCCGAGGTCGGCGCGGAGCTGGTCGCGGCCTTCGAAGCCGCCGGGGTGCGGCACGTGGTCCTGCTGTCCTCCGGCGCGGTCGAGGACGGCGCCGAGGCGCAGGACGGCCCGATCGCGACCCGGCACCACGAGCTCGAGCAGCTGCTCCGCGCCTCCGGCATGAGCTGGACGTTCCTGCGGCCGGACACCTTCGCCGTCAACATCCTGCCGTGGAGCTACCAGACCAAGCACGGCGACGAGGTCCGCGGCGCCTATGCCGAGGCCGCCGCTCCGGTGATCCACGAGGCGGACATCGCCGATGCCGTGGTGGCCGCCCTGACCTCCGAGGGCCACGCCGGCAAGGCGTACCACCTGACCGGCCCGGAGCTGCTCACGCACGCCGATCAGGCCCGCGTCATCGGCGAGGTGCTCGGCCGTCCGATCCGCTATGTCGAGATCGACGTCGAGCAGGTGCGCCAGCAGATGGGCGCCTACGTCCCGGCCCCGATCCTGGCCGACATCCTCAAGTTCTGGGCGCGGTCCCTGGAGCAGCCGCACGCGGTGAGCGGAGACGTCGAGACGCTGACCGGGCACAAGGCGCGGGACTTCCGCAGCTGGGTCGAGGCGCACGCCGAGGCGTTCTGA
- a CDS encoding helix-turn-helix transcriptional regulator, producing MLQTSARLLRLLSLLQSRPDWQGSDLAERLDVTTRTVRRDIDRLRDLGYPVDSTPGIAGGYRLGVGAALPPLLLDDDEAVAVAVGLRGAAAGWVTGIEESSLRALSKIEQILPSRLRHRVSGLQSAIMLLPGDCPVVDADLLTALASACRAHEGVRFQYRDATRRVEPYRLVRAGRNWYLLAYDLDRADWRTFRVDRVEGPIQPGARFTPRPEPAGDTATYVSDALTRAPYRYQATILFHAPLEKVAQTTSPTAGRLEARDENSCLYHTGAEALDSIAIYIALKGFDFEVLDPPELKKFVAELGARLTRSVTEGEQAAEGE from the coding sequence ATGCTCCAGACCTCGGCCCGGCTGCTGCGCCTGCTGTCGCTGCTGCAGTCACGCCCCGACTGGCAGGGCTCCGACCTCGCCGAGCGCCTGGACGTGACCACCCGCACCGTGCGCCGCGACATCGATAGGCTGCGCGACCTGGGCTACCCCGTGGACTCCACACCGGGCATAGCGGGCGGCTACCGCCTCGGCGTCGGCGCCGCCCTGCCCCCGCTGCTGCTCGACGACGACGAGGCGGTGGCCGTCGCGGTCGGCCTGCGCGGCGCGGCGGCAGGCTGGGTGACCGGGATCGAGGAGAGCTCACTGCGGGCGCTGAGCAAGATCGAGCAGATCCTCCCCTCGCGGCTGCGACACCGGGTCAGCGGCCTCCAGTCGGCGATCATGCTGCTGCCCGGCGACTGCCCGGTCGTCGACGCCGACCTGCTCACGGCCCTGGCCTCAGCCTGCCGCGCCCACGAGGGGGTCCGGTTCCAGTACCGCGACGCCACACGGCGCGTCGAGCCCTATCGCCTGGTCCGCGCGGGGCGGAACTGGTACTTGCTCGCGTACGACTTGGATCGCGCAGACTGGCGGACCTTCCGTGTGGACCGCGTTGAGGGTCCGATTCAACCCGGCGCACGCTTCACTCCCCGGCCGGAGCCCGCCGGGGACACAGCAACGTACGTCTCTGACGCCCTGACTCGAGCGCCGTACCGGTATCAGGCCACGATCTTGTTCCACGCACCCCTGGAGAAGGTCGCCCAGACCACGAGCCCGACCGCCGGCCGTCTCGAAGCCCGCGACGAGAACTCGTGCCTGTACCACACCGGCGCCGAGGCCCTCGACAGCATCGCGATCTACATCGCGCTGAAGGGCTTCGACTTCGAGGTACTGGATCCGCCGGAGCTGAAGAAGTTCGTGGCGGAGCTGGGTGCGCGGCTCACGCGGTCTGTGACAGAGGGCGAACAGGCGGCAGAGGGCGAATAG
- a CDS encoding class II fumarate hydratase produces MTNSEPDTPPEILDLPVGLDVAGTRRETDAMGAIEVPADKYWGAQTQRSLEHFTVGDDHMPQGIHHAYGYVKMAAALVNGQAGRLPHWMADLIARVAAEVIAGELDEHFPLYVWQTGSGTQTNMNVNEVISNRAIQLAGGTLGSKSPVHPNDHVNLAQSSNDSFPTATHVAAVLALQNHVLPELRNLHAALDDKARQWADIPKTGRTHLQDAVPLTVGQEWSGYAAQIAAATDRLESALPGLYELAAGGTAVGTGLNAPPGFAERFAAELAELTGQPFVTAPNKFAALAGAEAMVAASAGLRGVAVPLLKIANDIRFLGSGPRNGLGELRLPENEPGSSIMPGKVNPTQCEATMMVCLKVMADDTALATAAGMGNFELNTMRPLIASSFLHSARILTDAARNLRVFCIEGTELDRERIDHDLGRSLMLVTALTPEIGYDRAAQIAHTADAEGTTLREAAISSGWLTAEQFDAIVDPKAMTGQGRRS; encoded by the coding sequence ATGACGAACTCGGAGCCGGACACCCCTCCTGAGATCCTCGACCTCCCGGTCGGCCTCGACGTGGCCGGGACCAGGCGCGAGACCGACGCGATGGGGGCCATCGAGGTCCCGGCGGACAAGTACTGGGGCGCCCAGACGCAGCGCTCGCTGGAGCATTTCACGGTCGGCGACGACCACATGCCCCAGGGCATCCACCACGCCTACGGCTACGTCAAGATGGCCGCCGCGCTGGTCAACGGCCAGGCCGGCCGGCTCCCGCACTGGATGGCCGACCTGATCGCCCGGGTCGCCGCCGAGGTGATCGCCGGCGAGCTCGACGAACACTTCCCGCTGTACGTCTGGCAGACCGGCTCGGGCACGCAGACCAACATGAACGTCAACGAGGTCATCAGCAACCGCGCGATCCAGCTGGCCGGCGGCACCCTGGGCAGCAAGTCGCCGGTCCACCCCAACGACCACGTCAACCTCGCGCAGTCCTCCAACGACAGCTTCCCGACCGCGACCCACGTCGCCGCCGTCCTGGCGCTGCAGAACCACGTGCTGCCCGAGCTGAGGAACCTGCACGCGGCCCTGGACGACAAGGCCCGGCAGTGGGCCGACATCCCCAAGACCGGCCGCACCCACCTGCAGGACGCCGTCCCGCTCACCGTCGGCCAGGAGTGGTCCGGCTACGCCGCCCAGATCGCCGCCGCGACCGACCGCCTGGAATCGGCCCTGCCGGGCCTGTACGAACTCGCCGCCGGCGGCACCGCGGTCGGCACCGGCCTGAACGCCCCGCCCGGATTCGCCGAACGCTTCGCCGCCGAACTCGCCGAGCTCACCGGCCAGCCCTTCGTCACCGCCCCCAACAAGTTCGCCGCCCTGGCCGGCGCCGAGGCGATGGTCGCGGCCTCCGCGGGCCTGCGCGGCGTCGCGGTACCCCTGCTGAAGATCGCTAACGACATCCGCTTCCTGGGCTCCGGCCCCCGCAACGGACTGGGCGAACTGCGGCTGCCGGAGAACGAGCCGGGCAGCTCGATCATGCCCGGCAAAGTCAACCCCACGCAGTGCGAGGCCACGATGATGGTCTGCCTGAAGGTGATGGCCGACGACACCGCGCTGGCCACCGCCGCCGGCATGGGCAACTTCGAGCTCAACACCATGCGCCCCCTGATCGCCTCCTCCTTCCTGCACTCCGCGCGCATCCTCACCGACGCCGCCCGCAACCTGCGGGTCTTCTGCATCGAGGGTACCGAACTCGACCGCGAGCGCATCGACCACGACCTCGGCCGCTCCCTGATGCTGGTGACCGCGCTGACCCCCGAGATCGGCTACGACCGCGCCGCCCAGATCGCGCACACCGCCGACGCCGAGGGCACGACGCTGCGCGAGGCGGCGATCTCCAGCGGATGGCTCACCGCGGAGCAGTTCGACGCGATCGTGGATCCGAAGGCGATGACGGGGCAGGGGCGGCGGAGCTAG
- a CDS encoding Bax inhibitor-1 family protein, whose translation MYDTTMSRQGYGISTNTLFARTMGFVAATAALFALGAYTGRDLAHGAGFIAFIAAFAALIAMRFTAARSPQATVLLLGAFGLLMGIAMAPTLVYYATTDPKALWQAGAATALFVGALGSAGYATERDLSSVARVSFWGLVALLVFGVVAIFVNIPHASVIYSVAGLVIFAGFTLVDFQRLRRVQNIQSAPLLAASIFLDILNVFLFFLSLFGGNGRRN comes from the coding sequence GTGTACGACACGACAATGTCCCGTCAGGGCTACGGGATCTCGACGAACACCCTGTTCGCACGCACGATGGGCTTCGTCGCCGCCACGGCCGCCCTGTTCGCGCTCGGCGCCTACACCGGCCGCGACCTGGCCCACGGCGCCGGTTTCATCGCCTTCATCGCCGCCTTCGCGGCCCTGATCGCGATGCGCTTCACCGCGGCCCGCTCGCCCCAGGCCACGGTGCTCCTGCTCGGCGCGTTCGGGTTGCTCATGGGCATCGCGATGGCACCGACCCTGGTCTACTACGCGACGACCGACCCGAAGGCCCTGTGGCAGGCCGGTGCGGCCACCGCGCTGTTCGTCGGCGCGCTGGGCTCGGCCGGCTACGCCACCGAACGCGACCTGTCCAGCGTGGCCCGGGTGAGCTTCTGGGGCCTGGTGGCGCTGCTGGTCTTCGGCGTCGTCGCCATCTTCGTGAACATCCCGCACGCCTCGGTGATCTACAGCGTGGCCGGCCTGGTGATCTTCGCCGGCTTCACCCTCGTGGACTTCCAGCGGCTGCGGCGCGTGCAGAACATCCAGTCGGCGCCGCTGCTGGCCGCGTCGATCTTCCTGGACATCCTGAACGTGTTCCTGTTCTTCCTCAGCCTGTTCGGCGGGAATGGGCGACGCAACTAG
- a CDS encoding LCP family protein: protein MSVLLLSVTGAWLRAAVLGGFQRSAALGGTIPKSHDGSVNILLMGLDSRRDNQGHDLPRAMLGELHAGSSSDVGGYNTNTLILLHVPADGSAATAVSVPRDDWVDIPNLGWHKIKEAYGRAKAAQEAALVKAGKGPAGDALEAAGREAGRASAIAAVQTLLNVPIDHFAEVNLAGFYDVAMALGGVTVCLNQPVQDDYSGADFPAGVQTLDGSKALAFVRQRHGLPGGDLDRTRRQQAFLAAVQRKLSDDGVLSDVGKLSGLVDALKRDVVVDDSFDVLSLISKAGSLKAGRIQFHTLPVESFATRDGEDVNLVDPAKMQAAMKQYFSGAKAAGGGGAKTAHQASAPRTSSAPRTTSAAVAAPPSGPDTTTEKGIACVN, encoded by the coding sequence ATGTCGGTGCTGCTGCTCAGCGTCACCGGGGCCTGGCTGCGGGCCGCGGTGCTCGGCGGCTTCCAGCGCTCGGCCGCGCTCGGCGGGACCATCCCGAAGTCGCACGACGGCTCGGTCAACATCCTGCTGATGGGCCTGGACTCGCGCCGCGACAACCAGGGCCACGACCTGCCGCGCGCGATGCTGGGCGAGCTGCACGCCGGCTCCTCCAGCGACGTCGGCGGCTACAACACCAACACCCTGATCCTGCTGCACGTCCCGGCCGACGGCTCCGCGGCCACCGCGGTGTCGGTGCCGCGCGACGACTGGGTCGACATCCCGAACCTGGGTTGGCACAAGATCAAGGAGGCCTACGGCCGGGCCAAGGCCGCTCAGGAGGCGGCGCTGGTGAAGGCCGGCAAGGGGCCGGCCGGCGACGCCCTGGAGGCCGCGGGCCGCGAGGCCGGCCGGGCCTCGGCGATCGCCGCGGTGCAGACCCTGCTGAACGTGCCGATCGACCACTTCGCCGAAGTGAACCTGGCCGGCTTCTACGACGTGGCGATGGCGTTGGGCGGGGTGACCGTGTGCCTGAACCAGCCGGTGCAGGACGACTACTCCGGCGCCGACTTCCCGGCCGGGGTGCAGACCCTGGACGGCTCGAAGGCGCTGGCGTTCGTCCGCCAGCGGCACGGCCTGCCCGGCGGCGACCTGGACCGGACCCGGCGGCAGCAGGCGTTCCTGGCGGCGGTGCAGCGCAAGCTGTCCGACGACGGCGTGCTCTCCGACGTCGGGAAGCTCTCGGGCCTGGTCGACGCGCTGAAGCGGGACGTCGTGGTGGACGACAGCTTCGACGTGCTCTCCCTGATCTCCAAGGCCGGCAGCCTGAAGGCCGGGCGGATCCAGTTCCACACGCTGCCCGTGGAGAGCTTCGCGACCCGCGACGGCGAGGATGTCAACCTGGTCGACCCGGCGAAGATGCAGGCGGCGATGAAGCAGTACTTCTCGGGTGCCAAGGCCGCCGGTGGCGGTGGCGCGAAGACCGCGCATCAGGCCTCTGCCCCGCGAACCTCCTCTGCCCCGCGAACCACCTCGGCCGCCGTGGCCGCGCCGCCGTCCGGCCCGGACACGACGACCGAGAAGGGGATCGCCTGCGTGAACTGA
- a CDS encoding DUF1003 domain-containing protein yields the protein MSLYTSMRHPHVHRRIRHGHARIENEYAGSGTGGRLAAWITRRLGSMWTVYGCLALTVVWMLLGSRAFLGFDPYPYPFMLFLGNVVQLLLIFVILLGQQVLGRTGDRRAVQTFEDAEAILHDCEQIQNHLIAQDRHLAACVVLNEIEQIQLTEAAERFAAPPSMADEHIGVHARLAARITASCGTMAAFYAAAAFQLVWITLAQTGVLRFDPYPFAFLLFLSSLAQLLLMFVIMLGQQVLGRAADRRAEMTFRDAEAVLRACERLQAHLRAQDLAIRHVVEHMTACGSNGTAEVPTVL from the coding sequence GTGAGCCTTTACACGTCCATGCGCCATCCCCACGTCCACCGGCGGATCCGGCACGGCCACGCCCGGATCGAGAACGAGTACGCCGGATCCGGGACCGGCGGCAGGCTGGCGGCCTGGATCACCCGCAGGCTGGGGTCGATGTGGACGGTCTACGGCTGCCTGGCGCTGACCGTGGTGTGGATGCTGCTGGGTTCGCGGGCGTTCCTCGGGTTCGACCCGTATCCGTACCCGTTCATGCTGTTCCTGGGCAACGTGGTGCAGCTGCTGTTGATCTTCGTCATCCTGCTCGGGCAACAGGTGCTCGGGCGCACCGGCGACCGGCGCGCGGTCCAGACCTTCGAGGACGCCGAGGCGATCCTGCACGACTGCGAGCAGATCCAGAACCACCTGATCGCCCAGGACCGGCACCTGGCGGCGTGCGTGGTGCTCAACGAGATCGAGCAGATCCAGCTGACCGAGGCCGCCGAGCGCTTCGCCGCCCCGCCGTCGATGGCCGACGAGCACATCGGCGTCCACGCCCGGCTGGCGGCCCGGATCACCGCGAGCTGCGGCACCATGGCCGCCTTCTACGCCGCGGCGGCGTTCCAGCTGGTGTGGATCACGCTGGCGCAGACCGGGGTGCTGCGCTTCGACCCGTACCCGTTCGCGTTCCTGCTGTTCCTGTCGAGCCTGGCCCAGCTGCTGCTGATGTTCGTGATCATGCTCGGCCAGCAGGTCCTGGGCCGCGCGGCGGACCGGCGCGCGGAGATGACGTTCCGCGACGCCGAGGCGGTGCTGCGCGCCTGCGAGCGGCTGCAGGCGCACCTGCGGGCCCAGGACCTGGCGATCCGGCACGTGGTGGAGCACATGACGGCGTGCGGGAGCAACGGGACGGCCGAAGTCCCCACAGTCCTCTGA